One region of Sulfurisphaera ohwakuensis genomic DNA includes:
- a CDS encoding nucleotidyltransferase domain-containing protein, producing MEIEYSREHWEILKNKRERAIEILRQIKSLGMEGYIYGSVARGDVKKDSDIDIIIFNPDMLKIELIPHHHKFIVQATPSSTPKAYISLDEEEKEVISFPLNKLKRKEIEFYYFGGIISLEDLLKGKRVPGVNKDLEIIIPTEKGHIQIPLIGNEDYAVKLLKISHDTILERENLLEKREERGHTGVFLKYELGDDENFEFAIRNLSKNNKFFRRMINA from the coding sequence ATGGAAATAGAGTATAGTCGGGAGCATTGGGAAATATTAAAGAACAAGAGAGAAAGAGCAATAGAAATATTAAGGCAAATTAAAAGCCTTGGCATGGAAGGATACATATATGGCTCAGTAGCCAGAGGCGACGTTAAAAAAGATAGTGATATAGATATTATAATTTTCAATCCAGATATGTTAAAGATAGAGCTTATTCCTCATCATCATAAATTCATAGTTCAAGCGACACCGAGTTCAACTCCTAAAGCTTATATTTCCCTAGATGAAGAAGAGAAGGAAGTAATTTCATTTCCTTTAAATAAATTGAAGAGAAAGGAAATAGAATTTTACTATTTCGGTGGAATCATTTCACTGGAAGATCTTCTTAAAGGCAAGAGAGTACCTGGAGTTAATAAAGACTTAGAAATAATTATTCCAACCGAAAAAGGACATATACAAATTCCTCTTATAGGAAATGAGGATTATGCTGTTAAACTATTAAAAATATCTCATGATACTATACTAGAAAGGGAGAATTTATTAGAAAAGAGAGAGGAAAGAGGTCATACTGGTGTCTTCCTAAAATACGAGTTAGGTGACGATGAAAACTTTGAATTTGCTATTAGAAACCTAAGTAAAAATAATAAATTTTTCAGGAGGATGATAAATGCTTAA
- a CDS encoding DUF72 domain-containing protein, which translates to MIKVGTCGFTYKHFKYFDVLEVQQTFYDIVSESKLQKWRKMAEENNVELTIKALQVITHEYNTTTYKRMKNKLGNVDNYGFFKNTKEVEEATEITLKEAKLLNAKIIIFQSPASFKPTEENTKAVIDYFSTLNKSFKYAWEPRGEWYYKTDLLKKVLDAVNIIHVVDPFKHESLTSERYFRLHGIGKGEVNYSYKYTDDDLKKLKSMVRDGDYVLFNNIYSFNDALRFKEILK; encoded by the coding sequence ATGATAAAAGTAGGAACTTGTGGATTTACTTATAAGCATTTTAAATATTTTGACGTTTTAGAAGTCCAGCAAACATTTTACGATATAGTCAGTGAATCTAAGCTTCAAAAATGGAGAAAAATGGCTGAAGAGAATAACGTCGAACTTACAATAAAGGCTTTGCAAGTAATTACCCATGAATATAACACTACAACATATAAAAGAATGAAGAATAAGTTAGGTAATGTGGATAATTATGGCTTCTTTAAAAATACTAAAGAAGTCGAAGAAGCTACTGAGATAACGTTAAAGGAAGCTAAATTACTTAATGCCAAGATCATAATTTTCCAATCTCCAGCTTCTTTTAAACCCACAGAAGAAAATACAAAAGCAGTTATAGACTATTTTTCCACACTTAACAAGAGCTTTAAATATGCTTGGGAACCAAGAGGAGAGTGGTACTATAAAACAGATTTACTGAAAAAAGTGTTAGACGCAGTTAACATAATTCACGTTGTTGATCCGTTCAAGCATGAATCATTAACCTCTGAAAGGTATTTTAGACTTCACGGTATAGGAAAAGGAGAAGTTAACTATTCTTACAAATACACTGACGATGACTTAAAGAAGCTGAAGTCAATGGTTAGAGATGGCGACTATGTCTTATTTAATAATATTTACTCGTTTAATGATGCCTTAAGGTTTAAAGAAATACTTAAATGA
- a CDS encoding site-2 protease family protein: protein MNTAEVFGISLIVFWGLMYLLRKKLEGKGFQIYPFLLLWRKNTRSEWFPKIARSNWYKVFEKIGVGLGVISLISGIALIFYVISEFISPKAPQSAQLRLEPVIPGVTIGINQLPYILLAIGISVTLHELAHAVSATSNNVKVRSGGFLFLIFFPGAFVEPDEEEYNSSNYSVRLKILSAGLAVNLILAAMFFPLAIYLPPMLSQGLQIVGELKNYPAYNSSIPVNSIILGIDGHSIHTSTQLEIYLHRGGIQTLTLLFPNGSIGNVSVNISDPQHLLGVYLTYYFPPFIYSLLDFIIWMFTINFSLALFNGAPLIITDGGKVFNELLKKLGVNEKTSYLIQGIITMLFISAILLSINPLQ from the coding sequence GTGAATACAGCAGAAGTATTTGGTATCTCACTAATTGTTTTTTGGGGTTTAATGTATCTATTGAGGAAAAAACTTGAAGGGAAAGGATTTCAAATATACCCATTTTTACTACTATGGAGAAAAAATACAAGAAGTGAATGGTTCCCTAAAATAGCCAGAAGTAATTGGTATAAGGTCTTTGAAAAAATTGGAGTAGGACTTGGAGTAATATCATTAATATCTGGAATAGCCCTAATCTTCTATGTAATCAGTGAATTTATATCACCTAAAGCACCGCAGTCAGCACAATTACGTTTAGAACCTGTAATACCCGGTGTAACTATAGGTATTAATCAATTACCATATATTCTTTTAGCTATAGGTATTTCAGTTACACTACATGAACTTGCTCATGCAGTATCAGCTACTTCTAATAATGTGAAAGTACGAAGTGGTGGATTTTTATTCCTTATCTTTTTCCCTGGAGCATTTGTAGAGCCTGATGAAGAAGAATATAACTCATCAAATTATTCAGTGAGACTTAAGATACTTTCAGCAGGATTAGCTGTTAATCTAATTCTTGCTGCAATGTTCTTCCCCTTGGCAATATATTTGCCACCAATGTTGTCACAAGGATTACAAATTGTAGGAGAGCTTAAGAATTATCCAGCATATAATTCATCAATTCCAGTTAATAGTATTATCCTTGGCATTGATGGACATTCAATTCATACTTCAACACAACTTGAAATTTATTTACATCGAGGTGGAATACAAACACTTACATTGTTATTTCCTAATGGAAGTATTGGAAATGTAAGCGTTAATATTTCAGATCCTCAACATTTATTGGGAGTTTACCTTACGTATTATTTCCCTCCCTTTATCTACTCGCTATTAGATTTTATAATCTGGATGTTTACAATCAACTTCAGCTTAGCACTATTTAATGGAGCACCATTAATAATAACAGATGGAGGAAAGGTGTTTAACGAGTTACTTAAAAAATTAGGAGTCAATGAAAAAACATCATATCTTATTCAAGGCATAATTACAATGCTCTTTATATCTGCAATCTTACTTTCTATCAATCCTCTTCAATAA
- the lysS gene encoding lysine--tRNA ligase, with protein sequence MKWDERRVKIVEELRKQGINPYPQKYEITHTIVEIKKIASERNDKPQDPFMFDISTAGRVANIRRHGKISFVDIFDEGEKLQLQLRVNELGEKYDKFFEIVDRGDIIGVKGDLLYTIKGELTLRIKDYAMLAKSLIEPPDWSKLSPEFRYAHRYVDFLYNDNARKAMETRFLIIRLIREYLYSKGFIEVETPILQPVYGGALAKPFKSHVNYLDEDWYLRISLELYLKRFIVGGFNKVFEIGKVFRNEDIDVTHNPEFTLMELYWAYADYNDIMRLTEDMLQYVVKSVFHDTKIKYTISGKDYEIDFSQFKKVTIYDALSEALGKNVENVSDEELKNLMDKYGLKPRGNMYIRGLMIEKLFDKLVEPNLIQPTFILDYPIETTPLCKPHRSKPGLVERFELFIAGMELANAYTELNDPILQDKLFKQEQEMFRRGDEEAHPYDVDFVRALSYGMPPTGGLGIGIDRLVMLLTNNYSIKEVIPFPMLSSKIIEED encoded by the coding sequence TTGAAATGGGATGAAAGAAGAGTAAAGATCGTTGAAGAATTAAGAAAACAAGGAATTAACCCATATCCACAAAAATACGAAATTACACATACTATAGTAGAAATAAAGAAAATAGCTTCAGAAAGAAATGATAAGCCACAAGACCCTTTCATGTTTGACATTTCCACTGCTGGAAGAGTAGCAAACATAAGAAGACACGGGAAAATTTCATTTGTAGATATTTTCGATGAAGGAGAAAAATTACAATTACAGCTAAGAGTAAACGAACTAGGCGAAAAATATGATAAATTTTTTGAGATTGTTGATAGAGGTGATATAATTGGTGTAAAAGGAGATCTTCTATATACTATAAAGGGCGAATTAACACTTAGGATAAAAGATTATGCAATGCTTGCAAAATCATTAATAGAGCCTCCAGATTGGAGTAAATTGTCTCCTGAGTTTAGGTATGCTCATAGATATGTTGATTTTCTATATAATGATAATGCCAGGAAAGCCATGGAGACTAGGTTTTTAATAATTAGACTAATAAGGGAGTACCTCTATTCAAAAGGATTCATAGAAGTTGAAACACCGATTTTACAGCCAGTTTATGGAGGTGCATTAGCAAAACCTTTTAAGAGTCATGTAAACTATCTCGATGAAGATTGGTATTTGAGAATTTCTCTCGAACTATATCTTAAGAGATTTATAGTAGGTGGTTTCAATAAAGTTTTTGAAATAGGGAAAGTCTTTAGAAATGAAGATATTGATGTAACTCACAACCCTGAATTTACTCTAATGGAGTTATACTGGGCTTATGCAGATTACAACGATATTATGAGATTAACAGAAGATATGCTACAATATGTGGTTAAAAGTGTTTTTCACGATACTAAAATTAAGTATACCATAAGCGGTAAAGATTATGAAATAGATTTCTCACAATTTAAAAAAGTAACAATTTATGATGCTCTTTCAGAAGCTTTAGGCAAAAATGTTGAAAACGTAAGTGATGAGGAGTTAAAGAATTTGATGGATAAATATGGTCTGAAACCTAGGGGTAACATGTATATTAGGGGTTTAATGATAGAGAAACTATTTGATAAATTAGTAGAGCCTAACTTAATACAACCAACGTTCATTTTAGATTATCCCATAGAGACTACACCATTATGTAAACCACATAGGAGTAAACCAGGTTTAGTTGAAAGATTTGAGTTATTTATAGCTGGAATGGAGCTTGCAAATGCCTATACTGAGTTAAACGACCCTATTCTTCAAGACAAATTATTCAAACAGGAACAAGAGATGTTTAGAAGAGGGGATGAAGAGGCTCATCCTTATGATGTGGATTTTGTTAGAGCTTTAAGCTATGGCATGCCTCCTACTGGAGGACTAGGTATTGGTATTGACAGACTTGTAATGTTGCTCACAAACAATTATAGTATAAAAGAAGTTATACCTTTCCCAATGCTTAGTAGTAAAATTATTGAAGAGGATTGA